DNA sequence from the Chitinophaga flava genome:
CAGAGAAGTTGGTGGTGAGGTTGACGATGAATCCGAGTTTGGGTATATGCGTAGTTGTTCTGAGCCTTGATCTGAAAGACCATGCTTCATAGTTGGAAGGCCCGAATATCCCGTACCAGATGCCGTTGGTAGCCAGTTGCGACTCATCTTTATACAGCAGTCTGTTGATGCTGCTGCCATACTTACTGTAATAGATCGCATTGGAAAGATTGAAGCTGGTGGCAATGGCTTCTATCCTGTGTGTGTTGATGGTCCAGTCGGCACCGATATCTGTTGTAGCGATATCGTTTACTGCCATATTATCCCAGATGCCTACACGAAGTTTTGTTTTCCCGGTTGGCCAATAGTTAATTTTCCCATTTTCGATTTTATAATCATATTCCGGCAACTCAAACTGACGGGGAGCGGAAGAAGTATTAAACCCATCCTTACTTTCCTTATAAAAAACAAACAGGGAGTTGTTAATCGTCTTGCCCAGATATTTAAGGCCTCCTTCCAGCTGAGCAGACTTCATCGGTTTCAGATAACTATTGTCGTGCATTAACTTCTGCGTATATACGAGATATACTCTTTTGGCTGGATCTTCATTATACACGTCCAGCAGGGGAATATCAAAATAGGTGGGCGCGGGATAACGATAAGACATACCCGGAGCTTTGGTAAACAACCCGTATCCCATGGTAATGGTCACCCGTTTGCTGAGCGCTAGCGAGGTATTGATACGGGGTTGTAATGTACCCCATCCATTCTGGATATCGTAACGTAATCCCGGGTTCAGGGACAGTTTACGGTTGAAAGGATAAAGATCGATATGGTCCATGATATAAAAACCGGTGTTAACGAGGGCAGGCAGGTATTCATAGGCGTAAGGCCGCTGGTTCTGATAACGCTGGTTTACAAACCTTGGCGTAGCTGGGTCTACCACTATCCCGTCTCCGTTATTGAAGGATATATATACATTAGCGCCGGCACTCCACTGGTGCTGCTTTTTTCCGGAGCCCCAATGGCCGTTGAATCCCAGGTTGGCACTGGCAGTATTGGGTTTTCCCAGGATATGGTCCACAGCGGTATAAACACCGGGAATATAATATCCTTCGTAAATCCCGGTAGTGTCTTTGTCACCGATAGGCCTGGGATCACGGTTCATGGCGTACTGGGAATAAGACTCCTGCCGGGCCTGAGAGAATCCCATGCTAAGGATTGCATTATCCAGGAACTTACCGTAGATATTATAGCTGGTGCGGTTGGAAATACTGAGTGCATTCGTTTTAGTGAAAACCCGCTCCTCGCGGATATCTTCGGGGTCCATTTTGATATCGTCATTCCGATAATTATAGGAAACGGAAAATGTGTTCTTCAGCTTTTGGCTCAGGCGATAGGTCCACATCAGGTCCAGGTTTGTTCTGTTATAGTTCTGCAGGAGGTTGCGCGGATCTGCATTGCTGCGCAGATAATCGATATATATATTCAGTGCACCCAGTTTTTTACCCAGTTCAAACCCCTTACCAATGCCATACTGAGTTGTGTATCCATTAATACCTATTCTTCCCTGCAAAGGTGTTGCACCTGCCTGTCTGTCGATGATTACGGCACCATTGGTAAGATCACCATATCTGGCGGATGCGATACCCGATACCACTTCGATCCGCTCAACATTACTTACAGGGATATCACGCAGGTCCAGGCCCTGAAAAGGTACATCAAAGCCGCTCTGGCCTGACTTCCGAATGGTAGATGTGGTATTCCCGAACATGGAAAGGCTCTTCGTTTGCATATTGGCATCATTGGAGCGGACGATATCATCCACAATGATGGCGGTACCCATTGAATTATTGGCTGCGGCAGCGTTTAAGGCGGCAGTTCTTAAAGTGATGGACTGTACATTTAGCAGATCCGGCACTTTCTCCTCCCGGCCTGGCAACGTATTTAATATATCCGCCAGGGAAAAGGCCTGGGCCTGTTCTATCACCTCGCGGTCAAATACCAGGGAAGAATTGGAGTTGGTGCCTTTTTGTACAGCATTCACATGAATACCGTTCAGCGTAAGACTCAGCTCCTTTAGCAGAAAGGTCTGCTGCCGGCCATAGGAAGCCGGAGACACCATGGTTTCTATGGTCTGTTTCCCGACATAGGAAATGGAAAGGCTGGAAGGTACGGAGTTATCTGGCACCCGGAATACAAAAACGCCGTCATTGTTGGTAGTCTGCTGGGCACCTGTTTCCTTCAGTTGTACGCTTGCAAATTCAAGGGGCTTGCCTTTTTCATCCACCACGCGACCAGTCAGCACACCAGACTGCGTTCCCGCCTGTTTTAGCGGAAGCATGGCAGCAGCATAAATAATATACCCCTCACCGTTAGTCCTGGTTGTATATCCTGTTCCCTGTAATACAGTGGCGATCAGTGCAGGAAACGGCTTGTCATGAATGTGCCTGGCCGGCACTTTTATCCGGGAAAGGTCTGCCGGGTTGTAAGTCAGTCCGGTGCCGGTAGCTTTTGACACATATTGCAGTGCAGAAGACAATGTCCCCGCAGGAATATTCAGCGTGTATACTTTGGCGTTACCTTGTCCGGTTCCCGCCAGTGGCAGCAATACCGAAAAAAACAACACCATCAGAATGTTATGCAAGTTTAAAGACCCCATCTCTCTAAAAATTTATTGGCAGGCATTTCCTGCTATATGAATAGTATCACCGGATTTCTTCCAGGTAATTCCGTAAATCAGTTTCAGTGCATTCAGCGTATGACTGATATCCTCCACAGGCTTGAAGGTGGTGGTGATGCGGCATGTTGCCAGTGAAGGTGCATCAAATACGATCGTACAGGTATAAGTCCTTTCAAGTACCTGGCGTAGTTCTTCAAAACTTACATCGGAGAGCATGACCGTGCCGGAACGCCAGTCTGCCTGCGCCAGCGCATACGTTTTCAGCACTAACTGGCTGGAGTTGCGGCGACTGGTTATCATCTGCCCTGCAGTTACCGTATCCGCTTTATATTTATCATTACTCACGGATACCAAACCACAGACCACTCCTACCCTTTCCTCATCCTGTTGCTTATAACTGCTGATATTAAAAGAGGTCCCGATATCTGTAATCAGCAAACCGGAATTGGTTGTAACGGTAAAAGGACGATCATCATCATGCAGCACTTCGAAATAGGCTTCTCCATCCAGTAGATCGACATTCCGCCTGTTATTGTAACGCAGCGTGGTAGCGGTGTTCATCCATACTACAGAACTATCCGGTAAAACGATTTTTTTCAGCTCACCTCTTTGGGTGGTCACCATAAAATCCTGATGTGTGCGGTTATGATTCCATATCCAGGCAACGTAAGTCCCCAGCAGTATACATACTACTGCGGCGGCTACACGAAAATATGGCCGAAGGAATTTTTGTCCGATTGATACAGCAGGTGTTACAGCCGGTTGCTGTATCAGTTGCCGGAGTTTGGCTTTTTGTTCATTTATTTCCTGTTGTTCTCCAAACAGAAACATTCCCAGCACCATCCGCTCCGCCTGCCTCAGCAGCGGCTGTCGCTCCGGATGGGTAGCGGCATAGTTTTGCCATAACTGCCGGTCCTGATCATTCCTATGGAGGCAGTAGTTAATAAATGAATCGTCTGTAACGAGGTATTCCAATGTTATCGGTAACTGCATCTGCAAAGTGCTTTACAGTAAGAGCAGTGTTCCCCCGAAATTTTACCCGCCTTTTTGCATATTTTTTTACAGTAATAAATACTGGATAGCGGAGATCATTTCTTTCGAATGGCCGTCGGCTGCAAGTTGGTCGCGCAGCGTTTTCACGGCTTCGTGTATTTTGTTGTAAATAGTTCGCTCGGTTAGTCCGGTCCTTGCTGCCATTTCACTATAGCTGAGACCTTCATAATATTTCAGCCTGATCAATTCCCGTTTTCGGGAAGAAAGCCTGCTGATGGCCCGCTGCAGCACTTCTTCTACTTCCTGCACCCGGATACGGTTGATTAAAAATACTTCATGTGAATCTTCCGTATGCTCCGGATCATCCGGCTGAAACTCACCAGGGAACTGCAGCTTGTTATGATTGTTATTAACGGCAGCGAGTAAACGACGACGGAAAGCTGTCAGCATATACGCCTCCGGGATAGCCACTGCTGTTAGTGTGTCCCTTTTCTGCCAGAAATACAGGAATGTCTGGTTAATGGTATCTTTCACCAGTTCTCTGTCGCTGCAGATCCTCAGGCCATAACGAAGCAATCCGGGATACCATGCATCATACAGGTCCAGCAACAGCTGTTCGTTCCCTTGCAGTAGCCCGTTCCACAATGTTGTTATATCCGGTCTGTCCATCTATACTGCTTTAGGCTCAACTTGAAAAGACGAGCGCAAAAGTAGAACGATAAAACCTGGGATGTTTACGAAATCGGGAAAAATTAAGGGGGAAGTTTACGCGGATCGGGAAAAAATCGCTTACCTTATCGAGATTCCAATTCAACAATCGTTAATCTGTTTCCATATAAATCAGCACAGTGAAAATACGTGCTGCCACCGGCTGTCTCCATCGGTTCGATAATGGTAAGCCCGTTGGTTTTCACATGATCAAACAATCCCTTACAATCATCTGTATAAATAACCAGCGTCGGTTGCCCACCGGTCTGTTTTCCCAGCAATGCCCGTTGTTCCTTACTATCCGCTTTTAAAAACCAGATACCGGATTGTTCATCACCACTGAAACGGATATGCAAAAACCTTTGCCCATCGGTCGTTTCAGCATCAAACAGTTTCTCACAAAAAAAATTCTTGCGGTAAAAATCAAATGCCTGGTCATAATCATCTACCAGCAGGATGGAACGGCCAAGTGTTGTTTTCATCATATTAACGGAGATAGGCGTTTTCTCCAAAGGTAATGGAAAACGGTATTTGAGCCTATCGATTCTGATAGTCAGCACTTTGCAGGGTAAATATTCTAATGGCGGATTACTTAGGAATGCTTCGTACGACCCGGGTAGAAAAAATACAAACCACCATTTTTTTTATTTACATTTAAGTATCGTAAAGCCCCGAATCGTTGAGTACCACGCCGAAATGAACCAGTACAAATTTGTCCCCAATGATCTTCAACGTCAAGCCAGGTTTATTTTTATCTGAATACGTCAGGCTGTACAGGATTGTCGATTTTCACTTTCCTGACAATTTTGTAGTTCCATGCAAAGTATATCCGCCACGGCCGGAGTACTGCTTACAATTTTTTCCAAAAGATATGGAAACCGCCCAATATCCTGATTCAGGTCTGGTTATTGGAAAGAAGAAAGTCATAATGATGGGACAGCATTCCAAGTTGATCCATCGTTATCCGGGTAACGAATTTTTATGTCTGCAAGTTATTTTTCAACCCGGAGGATTTTACCAACTCACTAATATCCCATCTGAATATTTGGTAAACAAGTATATGGACGCTGAAGATATTTTGGGCAAAAATATTCATCTGATAAACGAACAGTTGTTTTATGCCCAGGGCTATGCAGCAATGATTGATATTATTGAGAAATTCCTGATCGACTTCATCAGAAAAAGTAAAATGGTTAAACATCCTGTTGATGACATCAGTATACAGATGCTTCGTGAGGAAGAATTGTTTTCAGTGGATAGATTTTTGAAAACAGCTTGTCTTTCTCACCGGCAGATTGACCGGAAATTTAAAGAGCGAATTGGTATGCCGCCTAAACAGTTTTTGCAGCTTATCCGCTTTGATAAGGCTTTTCGCATGAAGAACCGTTTTTCACAGAAGGACTGGCTTTCGATAGCACTGCATTGCGGTTATCATGATTATCAACATTTAGCAAAGGAGTATAAGGAATTCACCGGTAAAACGCCTGCGCAGTTTTTTGAAATAGATAATAACGCTCCTGAACGGACCCTGGGTGATGTAGAAATATGATAGTAAAAAACGTCCAGTTCTTACCACTGCTTTCGTTCCATCTGAAATTAGCTTTGTGTTGTAAAATTTTTCAGATATGGAACGAAAACAATTTTTACTGACTTCACTCACAGCGATACCTGCTATTGCTTTTGGCAAAATAGCAGGTAATACCAGCGGCATAGCACCGGCATTCATTGTTCGTGCAGGCAGCAACCGCTCTGGCCAGCCTATGATGAAATATATGGGCGCCCATCCTAATGATGTGGTGATTTCAAGGCACGATACCAATAATCAACTGGCCGTTTTTTTATTTACAGGCCACAGCAACATCGGTACGCCATTACATGTGCATTATCATCAAGATGAATTTTTTACCGTATTGGAAGGAAAGTACAAGTTTGTTTGCGGTGAAATGACCAGTGAATTACATGCAGGTGATACTATCTTTTTGCCGAGAAATATCCCTCACCAATGGCTACAGCTGTCAGAGAACGGAAGACTGATTTATGCCGTCAGCCCTGCGGGTGAACTGGAGGATTTTTTCAAAGAGGCAAATGATTTAAAAACGCCTACCGAGGAAGAGATTAATAGGCTTGCCTTAAAGCACGGCATCAGGCATATTGGGCCGCCTTTAAGCTTATAAATAAAGCGATGAGTTACCTAAAACATAAAAGGACGTCTCATTTATTTTTGGGACGTCCTCTTATAGAATCTATTGGCCGGGGTATCACCGGGGTTTCATTCCTTTAATCAGCTCGTAGGCATATAAGGGTAACGACCATCCCAACCAGAAGAAGGTGGGACCAATGTCTGCAAAATTACCCAGGCGTTGCACTACAGGCATTTTCAGCGCCAGCCCCGATACTACAAAAGCCAGCGTAACAAGATAACTTCTGATCATCCAGTCTTTATGTTGCTTGTACTGCCCTTTTACAGCCAGCCACCAGGCTACAAAGGTGGTGGTAATCCATACGGACACCCACACCTGCAGAGAAAAGGCATAGGCCCAGTTGATAGCATAAGCCGTGGTAGCAGCCAGTACTACTGCACAGATACTGCTGGCCAGAATAGCCAGTAGATAAAGATATCCGATCACACGATGCGGTTTCCTGTTTTGCAGCAACCGCTTCGAAAATTGAAACGGGCCTAACACCAACGCACCTCCGCCGGCGGTAATATGCATCAGAAGAAACCATCTGACCGGGAAATATTTACCCATTGCTTCCGGTGTTAGCCGGAGGTATCCATCGGCAGTATGCATAAAGGTCCAGGTAATGTACAGAATGCCCAACCACACCAGGAAATAAAACAAATCTTTTAATGTCAAAGGGCCACCGGCCATCGTCTTACTCATGTTGAATACGAATTTATGGGAACAAAATTCCGTATCTGACCAACAAGAGTCAATAACCGAAAAATTATTCGGTATAGGCACTGGCGTTAGCAACGGCCTGTTTCACTTCTTCCCCATGCTTCTTACCCCAGTTATCGATCACTTCAATAACAGGCACCAGGGAAAGGCCCAGGCTGGTTAAAGTGTAATTAGCCCGCAGTGGGAAACCGGGCTGTATATTTTTCTGTACTACACCTAAGGCTTCCAACTCTCTGAGTTGCATATCCAGTACGCGCGGTGTGGCTTCCTTTATCAGCCGGTGTATTTCGCTGGGACGCTGATAACCTTTATGAATCATATCAACGATACAGGGCTTCCATTTAGCGCCCAGTACTTTCGTATATACAGTAATGCCGCAATCAAGGTCCAATGGTATTTTACGTTCGTAGGTAAACATGCTGCAGTAGGTTTTTTATAAAAAATAAATTCATCTATCGTCCGGTAATCCGGCAATAGATAAAGCTAAGGATATCTTTCGAGATTCTTTACACGATACTATTATCCAAAGATATTACTGCTAAATACAAAATGGTTACTGCGCTGAAAAGATAGGCTTTCCGAATTTTGGCAGCCGAAAATAACAATCATGAAAACAATAGTAATAACGCACTACGGACAGGCCAAAGAAGTATTTGAAACCATAGAAACCCCTATGCCCGTGTTGTCATCAGGAGAGATACTGGTAAAGGTGATGGCCACCTCCGTCAATCCGATAGATTATAAAATACGTGGAGGGTATCTACCACATTTAATACCTGCTTTTCCGGCGGTCCTGCATGGCGATGTAGCTGGTGTGGTAGCACAGGTAGGGCCCGATGAACAGCGGTTTAAGGTGGGCGATCGTGTATACGGATGTATCGGCGGTTTTTTAGACCGGAGTGGTGCACTGGGTGAATTCGCGAAAGGAGATAGTACCCTGTTTGCCCGCATGCCCAAAAACCTCGATTTTGCCCAGGCTGCGGCCCTGCCATTAGTGGGTATCACCGCCTATCAGACGGTGTTTGAAAAGGGTAATATCCAACCAGGCCAGCGAGTACTGATATATGGCGCCGCAGGTGGCGTAGGACATATTGCAGTACAACTTGCCCGCATAGCAGGGGCTGAAGTCTTTGCCACCGTTTCCAGCCAGGAAAAAGCCGATATCGTCCGGGCATTGGGAGCCCATCACACGATTGATTACACCCGCACCAGTATCGAAGACATGATCGCGCAATATACAAATGGGGAAGGCTTTGATATGGTGATTGATATGGTAGGAAATGACAACCTGCTCAACAGCTTCACACTGACGAAGGTAAGAGGAACCATCGTCACTATCCTGGCCTGGACCACACTGGACATCTCCCTCCTGCACCAAAAGGCACTCAGCTTCCATGTAGTACATATGATTACGCCTTTTCTCTTTAATGATACAACAGGGCAGCAACAACTCGGCAGCACATTGGATCATATCACAGCACTGGTGGAAGCCGGACAAGTAAAACCACATATTGACCGTATATACCCTTTTGCTCAGATTGCAGCTGCGCATGAATACGCAGAAAGCGGGGGCATTACCGGGAAAGTAGTTATTGCGCAGGAAGGTGGCTTGTGACATACCGGCGATCAATTCCAGGAGCTATAGTGTATCCCGATACACTATAGCTCCAATTCCCTATATTTACACCAGCTGTATCATTCAATCTGCAAACGATGATTCATAAGAGAGGTTTATTACAAGTTTCCCTGAAGGAAGACAAAATCCCATCTTCCCGGAATTACCCCTTTAATATTCCGGCACTCCGGAATTTCTCTACTTTGAAATTCCATCCCAAGGTGACCTACCTGTCAGGAGAAAACGGAATGGGAAAGTCTACCCTGATTGAAGCGATTGCTGTTGCCTGTGGTTTTAACCCTGAGGGTGGTTCGAAGAATTTTAATTTCAGCACCCGTGGCTCACATTCTGTGCTGCATCAGTATCTAACCATAGCCCGTGCGCCGGGAACGCCTAAAGACGGCTTTTTCCTGCGAAGTGAGAGTTTCTTTAATGTGGCCACCAATATTGAAAAGCTGGATAAAGAAGCAGAAGCGGGAACACCCATCATCAAATCCTACGGAGGCCGATCCTTGCACGAACAATCCCATGGCGAATCTTTCTGGGCATTATTTATGAAACGCTTTGGAGGCAACGGCCTCTATATACTGGACGAACCGGAAGCAGCCTTATCCCCTACCCGCCAGATGGCTATGCTTTCCCGAATGCATGATCTTGTGCAACAGGATTCGCAGTTTATCATTGCTACCCATTCTCCTATTGTGATGGCTTACCCCCACGCCACTATCTATGAACTAACGGAGAACGGCATACGAAAAACCACCTATACAGAAACAGAGAATTACAAGATATCGCACCAGTTTCTCAACAACTATGAACAACTACTGAAAATTTTACTGGATAGTTAAAAGTATTGCACTGCTCTCTTTGTAGATGTTCGATTTTTTTTGAAATTCTTACAAAAGTTACCGGGTAGACTTATAGACTTTTTCAAAAAGGCGCTGGAGAATATTTTTATTTTCGGTAAATATTTCACCGGAGCCATCCATCTGGGCCTGCAACGGTATTACTTTATGCAAACTGGTTTGCAGACTGTCATGGATCAGTTTTATTTCAAGAGAGAATGTGCTATCCATTGGCACTTCAGACCTGGAAACAATTTTTCCGGATAAAGTGCCATACTCCTCATAAGGATAAGCAGCTAGTTTAATTAGCACCTCCTGCCCTACTTTAACGCGACCGGCACCACTTATACCGATTCCCCCTCTTACTACCAGCTGTTGCGTTTCAGGCACCACCATAAAAATGCCCTCACCGGCATGCACAAACTGGTTTTCCTTCCAGAAGTTATAATAAACCACCTTTCCCTTTATAGGACTGACTAAAACAAATTTCTCCTTCCAGGAACCATAACTACCCAGCAGCTTTCTGGCTGCCATCTGCACGTCACGGATCACCGAAATCTGCTCTTTCTCGAAACTTTTGTTAAGATCAAAGATTTGCTGTTCCAGCTCTTCTACTTTAGCATTACTACGAAGTATATCGCTATAACATGCCTCCGTTGCCATCCGCTGATTCAGATACTTCATTCTGGCTTCGTCGTATTGTGCAGGAGCGATGACTTTATCTATCAGTAAAGACGAATCGCTGCCAAATCTGGCGTATTGCAGTTGTAGCTGCTCGCGAAGCAGCTCACTTCTTTTCCTGAGCTCTACCAACAGATTTTCCTGATAATCCCGCTGATGACGAAGGTTAGCCAACTTCTGCGGGTAACCATTCTTTTGAAGAAAATAGCGGCACTGCTCAACAGCCTGCAATAATCCTACGTACATGTCCTGCAGCTCCCCCAACTGATACCCTTCATGCAGATTGAGTACAGCCAATGGTTCCAGGAGGTGGCGGCTTGTATCAAGATATTTGCAGAACCCCGCTACTGTTTCAACATCTTCAAACCTTGCAGGGTTGGCAATGATTGCGATCACCTGATTTTCCGAAGCAGCAGAATCACCCGATACCAACAAATGCTGGAGATTTCCCGGAGTTTTAGCTACTATTTTTACCGGAGGACTGGCAGAATAAATCGTCACTCCTGCATTCACAATCTCCGGATATTTGATAAAGTAACAACCGATCAGCAACAACGTAATAATAACGCAGATGGTAGTTATTCCATAACGAACAATCCAGCCCGGTGTTCGTCCTAATATTTCATTTGCTTCATCGCTGTAAGGAATGTCATCCTCCAGCCATCTTAATTGATCTGCCTTTTGAGGTATTTCTGCTGACATAAATGATTTTTCAGGTTAAATCTCAGGAGACCAGTTCCAGCTGATCCTTCACCAGGTTAAAATAATATCCTCTCTTTCCTACAAGCTCCTCGTGTGTACCGGTTTCCACCACTTTACCCTTATGCAGTACTACGATCTGGTCAGCATTTCTGACCGTGCTAAGCCTATGGGCAATGACCACCACCGTTCTTCCTGTATAGAAACGATTCATATGCTGCATAATGATTTTTTCATTGGTAGTATCAAGATGGCTGGTGGCCTCATCAAAAAATAAATAGGCGGGATCCTTGTACACAGCCCTGGCAATCTGCAGCCGTTGTTTCTGGCCTGCGCTAATACCACTACCGGTTGTTCCGATTTTAGTACGGGTACCCAGCGGAGCTGTTTCAATAAAATCATCCAGGTTGGCAATATGTATCGCCGACCTCAGTTTTTTCCGGTCAGGCTCTTCCTCAGACAAACAGATATTTTCTGCAATGGTACCAGAAAACACAAAACCGTCCTGCATAACCGCGCCACTTCTGGCCCTCCACCATGTTGGTGAGATATGGGAAAATACAGTATCCCCTACCCGGATTTCTCCTTTCTGAGGTTGATAGAATTTAAGGAGAATTTTCATCAGTGTTGTTTTCCCGCTTCCACTCTCTCCCACGATAGCCGTAATTTTTCCTTTGGGGATTACCATAGATACATCCTGCAGAGCGTACCTGCCAAGCTCCCCCTCGTACTGAAACGATACATCACGGATCATGATATCCCCCAGCGCAGATTCTCCAGGGACCAGGTTGTTGTTTTCCGTTTCCTCATTTCCAATACTATGTACATCTCCCAACCGCTCCAGACTTAATTTAGCATCCTGCGCAGACTGTATAAAACCAAGTAATTGTTCAACCGGGCTATTCAACTGCCCAATAATATAACTGACAGACATCATCATGCCTAAGGTCATGTGTCCATCTATGACCGCTTTAGCACTGATAAATGAAATAAGGATGTTTTTTATTTGATTGAACACCACCGACCCCACCTGCTGATACTGCCCCAGGGTCAGCGATTTGATACTCACCTTGAACATCTTCACCTGTAACCTTTCCCATTCCCACAATTTGGAGGTTTCACAAGTATTCAGTTTTACCTCCTGCATACCGGAAATCATTTCGTACATCAGGTTTTCATTCTGGCTTAACCGTTGAAAACGTTGATAGTCCAGTTCCTTACGGTATTTCAGAAACAGCACTATCCAGCATATCCCGGCCGTACTGAAAGCCGCGTAGACCAGCAGCAATTTCCAGTTATATATAAACAGGACAATGATATAAACGAACAGGTTTACAAAGGAGAATACAGTCGACAATGCCGAACCCGTCAGGAAAGACTGGATTCGCTGATGGTCGGTAATACGTTGCCGGATATCACCTATCAGTTTGGTATCGAAATAACTAACAGGCAACTTCATTAGCTTCCGCAGAAAATCAGATAAAATACTGATAGTAAGCCTGCTGTTCATGTGTAACATGATCCAGCCCCGGATAAAATCTATGGCCATATTACCTACTGAAAGAGAAAGCTGTGATATCAGAATCAGGTAAACGAAACTAACATCCCGCCTGTTAACACCATAGTCCACCAGCCCCTGCGTAAGGAACGGAAAGATAAGAGATAACAGGCTACCGAAAAATACCGCCAGAAAAAGTTGCAGGATGTGTTTCCTGTGAGGTGATAAATATTTCAGTAAAAATTTAAATCCAGGTACTTTTTGTTCTTCTTCCTCTTCAAGAAATCCCAGCTCTGATGGTGCCAGCAACAATGCAATTCCTTTTCCATTCGTTGCATCCAGCCAGCTTTTCAGGAAGGTTTCCTTGTTTACTCTCACCATTCCATGGGCAGGATCTGCCACCAGGATTGTTCCCTTCTCCTTTCTACCTGAATAGTTTTGCGGCGGGAGCACCACAAAATGCTGCTGAT
Encoded proteins:
- a CDS encoding zinc-dependent alcohol dehydrogenase family protein, whose protein sequence is MKTIVITHYGQAKEVFETIETPMPVLSSGEILVKVMATSVNPIDYKIRGGYLPHLIPAFPAVLHGDVAGVVAQVGPDEQRFKVGDRVYGCIGGFLDRSGALGEFAKGDSTLFARMPKNLDFAQAAALPLVGITAYQTVFEKGNIQPGQRVLIYGAAGGVGHIAVQLARIAGAEVFATVSSQEKADIVRALGAHHTIDYTRTSIEDMIAQYTNGEGFDMVIDMVGNDNLLNSFTLTKVRGTIVTILAWTTLDISLLHQKALSFHVVHMITPFLFNDTTGQQQLGSTLDHITALVEAGQVKPHIDRIYPFAQIAAAHEYAESGGITGKVVIAQEGGL
- a CDS encoding AAA family ATPase, whose protein sequence is MIHKRGLLQVSLKEDKIPSSRNYPFNIPALRNFSTLKFHPKVTYLSGENGMGKSTLIEAIAVACGFNPEGGSKNFNFSTRGSHSVLHQYLTIARAPGTPKDGFFLRSESFFNVATNIEKLDKEAEAGTPIIKSYGGRSLHEQSHGESFWALFMKRFGGNGLYILDEPEAALSPTRQMAMLSRMHDLVQQDSQFIIATHSPIVMAYPHATIYELTENGIRKTTYTETENYKISHQFLNNYEQLLKILLDS
- a CDS encoding HlyD family efflux transporter periplasmic adaptor subunit — protein: MSAEIPQKADQLRWLEDDIPYSDEANEILGRTPGWIVRYGITTICVIITLLLIGCYFIKYPEIVNAGVTIYSASPPVKIVAKTPGNLQHLLVSGDSAASENQVIAIIANPARFEDVETVAGFCKYLDTSRHLLEPLAVLNLHEGYQLGELQDMYVGLLQAVEQCRYFLQKNGYPQKLANLRHQRDYQENLLVELRKRSELLREQLQLQYARFGSDSSLLIDKVIAPAQYDEARMKYLNQRMATEACYSDILRSNAKVEELEQQIFDLNKSFEKEQISVIRDVQMAARKLLGSYGSWKEKFVLVSPIKGKVVYYNFWKENQFVHAGEGIFMVVPETQQLVVRGGIGISGAGRVKVGQEVLIKLAAYPYEEYGTLSGKIVSRSEVPMDSTFSLEIKLIHDSLQTSLHKVIPLQAQMDGSGEIFTENKNILQRLFEKVYKSTR
- a CDS encoding peptidase domain-containing ABC transporter, giving the protein MGFTFYKQLDTTDCGPTCLRMIARYYGKNYSMQLLRQLSSIGREGVSLLGLGRAAEKIGFRSMSVKITFEQLDEEAPLPCILYWNQQHFVVLPPQNYSGRKEKGTILVADPAHGMVRVNKETFLKSWLDATNGKGIALLLAPSELGFLEEEEEQKVPGFKFLLKYLSPHRKHILQLFLAVFFGSLLSLIFPFLTQGLVDYGVNRRDVSFVYLILISQLSLSVGNMAIDFIRGWIMLHMNSRLTISILSDFLRKLMKLPVSYFDTKLIGDIRQRITDHQRIQSFLTGSALSTVFSFVNLFVYIIVLFIYNWKLLLVYAAFSTAGICWIVLFLKYRKELDYQRFQRLSQNENLMYEMISGMQEVKLNTCETSKLWEWERLQVKMFKVSIKSLTLGQYQQVGSVVFNQIKNILISFISAKAVIDGHMTLGMMMSVSYIIGQLNSPVEQLLGFIQSAQDAKLSLERLGDVHSIGNEETENNNLVPGESALGDIMIRDVSFQYEGELGRYALQDVSMVIPKGKITAIVGESGSGKTTLMKILLKFYQPQKGEIRVGDTVFSHISPTWWRARSGAVMQDGFVFSGTIAENICLSEEEPDRKKLRSAIHIANLDDFIETAPLGTRTKIGTTGSGISAGQKQRLQIARAVYKDPAYLFFDEATSHLDTTNEKIIMQHMNRFYTGRTVVVIAHRLSTVRNADQIVVLHKGKVVETGTHEELVGKRGYYFNLVKDQLELVS